The genomic segment TTGACCCAGGCGACCGGGCGGCCCTCCGGACTCGGCTCCAGCGCGAGCAGCCGCAGGGGGAAGCACTCGGCCTCCACGCCCGATGTGCCCCGCAGGGTCATGGGGTCCCCGGCCACCTCGCAGCGGGCGCCCGCCTCCTCCCAGGCCTCGCGCACCGCCGCCTGCGCCGCCGTCTCGCCGGGGTGAATGCCGCCGCCGGGAAGCGTCCAGCCGCCCCATTCCAGCCCGGTCATCAGCACGCGCCCGTCCCCACGCTCGATCCACGCGCAGGCCCGGCCCACCCGCGTGGGCGAGGGGGAGAGATTAACGAAGGACTTCACGCGGGCACCTCCAGCAACAGCGGCCGGGCCTGGGCGAAGGGCGCTTGCCGGGACCGCAACGCCGCCAGCGTGCCGGAAGCGTGCAGGTGCTCCGCCGCCCGCAGATCCAGCGGGTGCGTCCGCCGGTACTCGCGCAGCAGCGAGGACTCCAGCGCCGCGTGGCCTTCCTCCAGAAAGCCGACGAGCGCCAGCCGCAGCGCCGCCGACTGCACGGCCTCCGGCGCCCGGCCCACCCGAATCCCCTTGCGGGCGACGTAGGGATCGTCCGTCAGCAGCCGGGTGCAGCCCGCCCACGGGTCGGGCGCGGCGTACTCGACCGCCCGCAGGCCGCTCATGGCGATGGCCCCCGCGCACTGCGGGCAGGGTTCCACCGTTGTGAGGACCGTCCAGCCGTACACCTCCGGGCGCGGCACCTCCCGCAAGTTCAGCAGGGCATTGATCTCGGCGTGCGCGAGGTCGTGGCCGGAGATAAAGCCCCGTTCGACGGCCCGCCCCTCGCCCAGTCGGTTGCGCCCCCGCGCGATCACCTTGCCCTGCGGGTCCACCACGACGGCCCCGATGGGGTAGGAGCCGTGGCCGTACCCCGCCCACGCCTCGGCCAAGGCGTCGTCCCAGGGGGACCGTACCCAGGAGCCCTGACTCACAGCTCCCCCCGGTACTTCTCCACCAGATCGTCCAGCGCTTCCCGCAGCAAGGACGCCTCGGTGCGGCCCAGCGCCCCCGACAGTTTGGAGAGGCGCTCAAGCTGACTCTTGGGGTAATAGTTGGACTTCAGGACCATCTTGCTCTCCACATAGATGCAGGCCCGGCCCCGCCCCTCGCGTTTGGCCCGCAGCAGCGCCTCGTCGGCGGCGCGTTGCAGGTCGGCAAAGGTGTGGGCATGGGCAGGCCGCGCCGCCAGCCCCACGCTCAGGCCCAGCGTGCGCGGCCAGTGGGGGTCGCGGTGGATGTGGAAGTGCCGGATCACCTCGTCGAGGAGGATCAGGGCCGTTTCCGCCGCCGTCTCGGGGAGGAGGGCCGCGTACTCGTCACCCCCCAGCCGCCCGATCACGCTGCCGGTGGGCAGGCTGCCCGAGAGCAGCCGCTCGACGCCGCGCAGTACCCGGTCTCCCTCGGTATGCCCCAGCGCGTCGTTGAGCGTCTTGAAGTGGTCGAGGTCGAGCAGGGCCAGGGTCACGGGGGCGCCGCGCAGCTCCTCGAACGCGGCCTCGAACGCGGAGCGGGTCAGGATGTCGGGTCTGGGCATGAAGAACCTCCTGGGTGGGATGTCCCACCGTACATCATGCGGTCTTACATATATATGTCTGATCTTTTATGTGGGGGCGATGGACAGGAATCTACCGTCTCAGCCGACCTTGAGCGCCTCAGACTCAGATTGTTGCCTCTGTGGAGTTGACATTCTTGAGTCCATGCGACTAGGATTCCGTCTGGAACGGCGAAAACCGCTCAGCCTGGGCGGAGGTAGCCCCAACGCATCTCATCCACAGGAGGTTCATCCATGCTGAAACCGTTAGGTGACCGTGTACTGGTCGAAATCGTCGAGGAAGCCGAACAGAAGACCGCCGGGGGCCTGTACGTGCCCGACACCGCCAAGGAAAAGAGCCAGCGCGGCAAGGTCATCGCCGTGGGCAACGGCAAGATGCTGGACAACGGCACCCGCGTGGCGCTGGACGTCAAGGAAGGCGACACCGTGTACTTCGCCAAGTACGGCGGCACCGAAGTGACGCTGGAAGGCAAGAACTACTCCATCCTCAGCGAACGCGACATCCTCGCCATCGTTGAATAATCCCGCCCCTGGCGACCCCAACCCCCATTCCATCCCAGGAGGAACTCCCATGCCCAAACAGCTTGTGTTTGACGAATCCGCCCGTCGTAGCCTTGAGCGCGGCGTCAACGCCGTCGCCAACGCCGTCAAGGTGACCCTGGGGCCGCGCGGCCGCAACGTGGTCATCGAGAAGAAGTTCGGCTCCCCCACGATCACCAAGGACGGCGTGACCGTCGCCAAGGAGATCGAGCTGGAGGACAAGCTCGAGAACATCGGCGCCCAGCTCCTCAAGGAAGTCGCCTCCAAGACGAACGACATCACGGGTGACGGCACCACCACCGCCACCGTGCTGGGTCAGGCCGTCGTGAAGGAAGGCCTGCGCAACGTGGCCGCCGGGGCCAACCCCCTCGCCCTGAAGCGCGGCATCGACAAGGCTGTGGCCGTCGCCATTGAGGAGATCAAGAAGCTCGCCGTGCCCGTCGAGGACAGCGACGCGATCAAGAAGGTCGCCGGAATCAGTGCCAACGACGAGGCCGTCGGCCAGGAAATCGCCAACGCGATGGACAAAGTCGGCAAGGAAGGCGTCATCACCATTGAGGAGTCCAAGGGCTTCGACACCGAAGTGGACGTCGTGGAAGGGATGCAGTTCGACAAGGGCTACATCAGCCCCTACTTCATCACCAGCCCCGACACGATGGAAGCCGTCCTCGAAGACGCCTACATCCTGATCAACGAGAAGAAGGTCAGTGCCCTCAAGGACCTGCTCCCCGTGCTGGAAAAGGTCGCGCAGACAGGCCGCCCCCTGCTGATCATCGCCGAGGACGTGGAAGGTGAAGCGCTCGCCACGCTGGTCGTGAACAAGCTGCGCGGCACCCTGAACATCGCTGCGGTCAAGGCCCCCGGCTTCGGTGACCGCCGCAAGGAAATGCTGCGCGACATCGCTGCCGTGACCGGTGGGCAGGTCGTCTCCGAGGACCTCGGCCACAAGCTGGAGAACGTCGGCATGGACATGCTGGGTCGCGCCGCCCGCATCCGCATCACCAAGGACGAGACCACCATCGTGGACGGCCGGGGCAACCAGGCCGAGATCGACGCCCGCGTGAACGCGATCAAGGCTGAACTCGACTCCACCGACTCCGACTACGCCCGCGAGAAGCTCCAGGAGCGCCTCGCCAAGCTGGCGGGCGGCGTGGCCGTGATTCGCGTCGGCGCCGCGACCGAGACCGAACTCAAGGAGAAGAAGCACCGCTACGAGGACGCCCTCTCCACCGCCCGCTCGGCGGTCGAGGAAGGCATCGTCGCGGGCGGCGGCACCACGCTGCTGCGCGTCATCCCCGCTGTCCGTGCGGCCGCTGAAGGCCTGACGGGTGACGAGGCGACCGGTGCCCGCATCCTGATCCGCGCTCTGGAAGAGCCCGCCCGCCAGATCGCCGTGAACGCGGGCGAGGAAGGCAGCGTTATCGTGAACGCCGTCATCAACTCCGACAAGGTCCGCTACGGCTTCAACGCCGCGACCGGCGAGTACGTCGAGGACATGGTCGCCGCTGGCATCGTCGACCCCGCCAAGGTGACCCGCACGGCCCTCCAGAACGCCGCCAGCATCGGTGCGCTGATCCTGACCACCGAGGCCATCGTCTCCGACAAGCCCGAGAAGGAAAAGGCGGCCCCCGCGGGCGGCATGGGCGGCGGCGACATGGGCGGGATGGACTTCTAACCAAGAGCGGGTAAGCCTGCGTTGGCGGGGCAAGAAAGGTGAGGGGCCGCCCCCAAACCTAAGGCCACCAAAACGCAGAGCAGGAAGGAGCCGGGGCGTTGCGCCCCGGCTCCTTCCTTTTGATGGATGTAGCGGGCAGAAGGAGGCCCTAGCTTGGCCCCCATGCCGCCCACCCTCCTCGTCATCTCGGGACTTCCCGCCTCCGGCAAAACCCACCTCGGCTCGCGGCTGGCGCGGGAGCTGGGGTGGCCCTTCGTGAGCAAGGACGACTACAAGGCGATTCTGCACGGGCACCTGCCGGACCTGACCCGCGCTCAGGCCGGACCACTGAGCTTTGAGCTGATGTACCACGTCGCCGGGGTGGTGCTGGCGGCGGGGGGCGACGTGGTTCTGGAGACGCATTTCTACCGGGGCGTCAGCGAGCCGAAGATAGAAGGGCTGGCGCGGGCGCACGGCGCCAGGCTCGTCCAACTCTTCTGCGAGGCTCCGCTGGATGAGCTGCGGCAGCGACATGCGGCGCGGGTGGCCTCGGGTGCCCGGCCCTACATCGACCTGCCCTTCGACCACGCCGAGTTGCCGGAGAGGGCGTGCTGGACACCGCTGAACCTGAACGGGCCGCTCCGCCGGGTGGAGACCACCCAGCCCCAAGACATAGCCGACCTCACCCGCTGGGTGCGGGATCAGGGCTGAGGGGAAGGTCCCACCCCGGAACCCTCCCCCTTAGGCTGACCGCTGGCGACTTGGCCTTACGCGCCGTACTTGTTCAGCTTCAGCGCGTTCGCCATGAGCAGCGGCATCACGTCGGTGCCCCGGCGCAGGCCCAGGCTGCCCTTCCCCGCCTCCTCCTCGGTGTAACGGGCGGCCAGGTCCTTGCGGCCATAGCGGCTATTAATCAGCAGCGGCACGGGGTGCCAGGAGTGGCTGGCGAGCTTGCTGGGGGTGGAGTGGTCGCCCACGATGCACAGCACGTCGGGCTGCAACTCGCGCAGGCGGGGCAGCAGGACGTCGAACAGCTCGATCTTCTTCACCTTGGCGTGGAAGTCGCCGTCCTCGCCGGTCGAGTCGGTCTTCTTGACATGGAAATAGAAGAAGTCGTACTCGGCCCAGTGCGCGGCCAGCGCAGCCACCTTGCCGTCGAGCGCGTCTTCCTCGCCCTCCACCTCCAGCACGTCCATCCCGACGAGGCTGGCGAGGCCCTTGTACATCGGATAGGACGCGATGCAGGCGGCCCGCAGCCCGTAGGTGTCCGCGAAGGACGGGAAGTGCGGCACGTCGCTGTACCCCCGGAACAGCACCCCGTTGACCTGCGGTTCGTCCGCGAGGGCCGCCTCGGCGCGGGCGACGAACTCGTTGACGAGGAAGGCGGTGCGCTCGCTGGTGGGGTCGCTGCCCACCGCCGTCTGGGGCGGCACGCCGGTTACCTGCGGGTCCACGTCGCTGATGTTGGCGCCCAGGCCCTGCCCGGCCTCGTCCACCCCCTGCGAGCGGAAGACCACCACGAAGCGGTGCTCGGACTCGGTGTAGATCTCGACCGGGGTGCCGTCGATCTCGGGAATGGCCGCCCGCAGCCTTGCCACGATCTCGGCATTTTTCTCGTCGCTGGGACGCCCGGCGCGGCGGTCGGCGATCACCCGGCCCACCCCCAGCGAGGCGAAGTTGCCGCGCACGGCCACGTCCCCGGCCCGCAGGCGCACGCCGATGCCCACCGCCGAGAGTGCTCCCCGGCCCACCACGTAGCGCAGCGGATCGTACCCGAAGAGGCTGAGGTGCCCCGGCCCGCTGCCTGGCGTGATTCCGGCGCCCACGAGTTCGACCTGCCCGAGTTGCGACTCCAGCGCCAGCGCGTCGAGGTTGGGCGTCGTGGCCGCCGCGAGTTCGGTGTCCCCGTTCACCGTGAGGGGCAGGCCGCCCACGCCGTCGAGCACGACCATCAGGATCTTGCTGTCGGTCTTCTTGGCGAGGTGGCGAATGGTGTCCATCAGGTCGCTCATGGGGCCTACTCTAGACCGCCCGGCACAGGAAGGGGGGCCACCCCCACGTGGAAGGTGGCCCCCGGAACCGGGGGGGAGGGGGGCTCAGCGCCCGTCCACCCGGCCGTCGGCGGCGTCGGCGACGGTGGCGTCCATCTCGCCCACGATGGCTTCCGCCTTGCGCTCGGCGGCGGGCTCACTCATGGCGGGCTTGCGGGTGGCGATAAAGGTGCCAATCACGGCGATGGCGACCATCACGGTCCAGAAGAGGGGCTGCGGCATGTGGAAGGTGGGCACCGCCGGGAAGACCTCGTGGGCGGCTTCCAGTGTCTCCACGCCGAGCTTCACCGCGATCCAGCCCACCAGCGCGTAGGCCACGTTGTCGAGCGCCGGGTAGCGGTTGAGCAGCTTCAGGAAGAGGGTGGCCGCGATTCGCATCAGGATCAGCCCCATCACGCCGCCGATCACCACGATGGTCAGGCCCTGCTCGCGCGGCATGTCGCGCGGGATGAGCGCCACGCCCGCCAGGATGGAATCCACCGAGAAGGCGAGGTCCGTGAGGTTGAGCAGCACCACGGTGGCCCAGAAACCCCGGCCCCGCGCACTCGCGGCGGCCTCGTCCTCGCTGTGCCCCCGCTTGGTGAAGTGGCTGATGGCGAGGTAGGCGAGGTACAGGGCACCGAAGGCCCGCAGCCACCAGTATTCCAGCACGTAGGAAGCCAGCAGCACGCCTAGAATCCGCAGCACGACCGCACCGCCGATGCCGTAGGCCAGCGCCTTGCGGGCAAGGTCACCCTTGAGGTGCCGCACCATGACGGCCAAGACGAGGGCGTTGTCCGCCGAGAGCAGACCTTCCAGCAGCAGCAGGGTGCCGAGAATCGCCCACGTCTCGGCATTGAAAGGAGGCAGTTCGAGATTGAACATAATCGGGTCAGTCTAACGGCCCGGCTGGTAAGGGTGGGCGGCGGCGTTCAGACGATCTGCCCCTCTTCGTCCAGTGCCGGGTAGGACTCGCCGCGCTCGCGGTAACCGGGGGCGAGGTCCGGGTAGCCCCACTCGAAGGCGAGACGGGTGAGGTCCTCCGGAAGAAGCTGCGGCGCGTCGTACATCCCGGCGGCGAGGCGCTGGCGCTGCGCCTCGAAGAGGATGGTCGCGGCGGCCACCGACACGTTCAGGCTCTGGACCATCCCGAACATCGGCACGACGATGTTGGCGTCGGCGGCCTCGGCGGCCTCGTCGGACACACCCCACTTCTCGGCGCCCAGCAGCACGCAGGTGGGGCGGGTGTAGTCGGGCTCGCGGTAATCCACGCTGCGCTGCGAGAGGTGGGTGGCGAGCACCTGAAAGCCCCGGCCCTGGAGGTCGCGCACGGCGCTGATGGCGTCCGCGTGCGCCTGCACGGGCACCCATTTGTGGGCGCTGCCGGAGGTGGCCGCGTAGGTGTGGCCCTCGAAGGCGGCGAGGTGACCGCCCTGGGGCGGAACCGCGTGGGCTTGCAGCACGCCGACCGCGTCGCAGGTCCGCACGATGGCCGAGAGGTTGTGCGGCTTGTTGACCTCGTCCATCAGGACGGTCAGCGTGGGCTGGCGCCGCCGCAGGACCCGCAGAATCTTCTGGTAGCGTTCGGGCGTCATCGGGCCAGAGGCTAGCGCACGGCGCTCAAGCCGCGCTCAACCCTCCCCGGCCCGGCACTCAGGCCCCGTCAGCTTGCGGGTGATAGCACTGGGGGTATGAAGTTCGCCCCCTCCCTGGCCGCCCTGCTGGCCTCTGCCGCCCTCGCCGCCCCGACCGCACGGGACGTGAACCGGGCTGCGACCCGCGCCGCCGGGGCACTCGACGGTGTGCTGCGGACCTGCCCCACGAGCTTCGCGCGGGTGGGCACGCCGAGCAAGCAGTGCGTGGGCGCGAGTGGCAGCGTGGAGAGCCTGCGCGGCAAACTCAGCGCGGCGCTGGGAGACGACCTCTACGGCGTGTGGCGCAGCCGCGACGGCCAGCGCAGCGTGTACAACTGGGTCCGCACGACCGGGGGCTACGTGTATCTGCGCGTGCAGCCTGACCCCGAAGGCCGCGCCGGATCGCTGCTCTACTTCGACCTGCCCCCCGAGAGCGAGGGCGGCGCGGCGGCGACCCAGGCCGCGCCCCGCGTAACGGTGAAGCCCACGCCCGCCCCGGCGGCAACCACCCCGGCGCCCCGGCCGAGCCCCACACCTCCAGCGGCTCAGACTCCCCGCCCGGCTCCGGCGGCCACGGCCACGCCTGCCCGCTCGCTCGCCCCGGTTCCCTTTACGCGCCCCCTGCGGCTGCAAGCCCAGCGCATGAACGGTGCCGATGTCCGCGCGGCGCAGGACCGCCTGATCGCCCTGACCCGGCCCAGCGGCGGCGGGCGCGGCGACGGCTGGTACGGCCCGGTCACGGCGGCGACGGTGCGGGCCTTCCAAGCGGCCAACGGCCTGCCGGTGACGGGAACCCTGGACCGCGCGACGTGGACCCGGCTGTTCAGCGAGCAGGCCCGGCCCTTCCCGGCGAGCAGCATCGACCTGCCTTGAACCCACGCGCTGCCCAGGAAAAGCTCCCGCATGGTGTCGGGAGCGGTAGACCCGACTTCACCCGGCCGGGTTGAGTTGTGGAACACCCTCAGTGTGGGGGACCTGCATGCGAATCCGATTTGGGCGGAGTCTGCGGGTCTTCATAGAAGGCAAGGCCGCCCTGGCCTTGGGGCTAGGGGCGGCTCAGGTGGTGCACTCGACTGGATTCGAACCAGTGGCCTGCCCCTTAGGAGGGGGCCGCTCTATCCAACTGAGCTACGAGTGCGTAGCGGCAGGAGTATAGCAGTAGCCCCGGTTCCGGTTACTGGCTGGTGATCGGCGTGGGGACGTGCAGCTCGTAGCGCCCCAGCCCCTGGCTCTGGAGGCTGCGCCGGTAGGTGCTCTGGCCGCTGGGCAGGTACACGTAGTGTTCGGCGCGGCTCCAGCCTGCGGCGAACTGCCACTGCTGCCACATGTCGGGGATGGCCGTCTTGAAGGTCGCCGTGACGGCCTGTTCCGCGTAGACGGCGCGGTCGTGGGTCATCAGGTTCAGGCTTTCGTCCGCCGCCCGTTGGCCGTTGCCGTCGCGGTCTTGCCACATCACCCAGTGCAGCAGCAGCACGGGGGTCCCGGGGGCGCTCACCTGAAGGTCGTTGGCGCCTTCCGGGAGCCAGTCCTCAATGGGCCGGGCCTGCCTGGCCTGGTCCCGCCAGAGGGCCGGGTTGACCTCGGTCCGGGTGGCTCCGGCGGTCACGGCCTGCTGGTAGACGCTCTCGCCCGCCTCGGTCAGCAGGCTGAGATACACGGTGGTCCCGGCGGGAGCGGCGGGGTGGCGCACCTCCACGCCGGTCGGCAGTTCCGGGCGGCCCCCGGTGGGCGAGGTCGGCCCCACGCCCGTGCCGCAAGCGGTCAGGGGCAGCAGGGACAGCAGCAGCAGGCGCTTCATTTCTGGCCTCCGCCCAGGGGCAGGCCCTGGCTGGTGAAGTAGTCGGTGCGCTCGTGCAGGCGGATATTCAGCCGCTCGTCGGCGGGCGGCAGGCTGTTCATGCTCACCAGGTACCGGTCCGGCGTGGCGGTGGGGTGCAGCACCTGATGGCGAACCAGCGACCAGCCCCCATTGCGGCTCCCCGTCTCGGTGCTGCGCCCGTCGGGGCTGACGAAGCGGTAGGTGAAGGCCTCGGTCGCGTAGCTGTAGAGGTCGTGCGTCTCGTACAGCACCTCGCCCGACTCCGGCGCCCCGTTGCGGTTGGTGTCGCGGAACAGCATGAAGTAGAGGTTGCAGGTCCTGACCGTGTTCGGCGTGACCGTGACCTCCCGCATCCCGGCCGTCTCGCCGCCCAGGAAGGAGGTGGTGCAGGCAGCGTTCTTGGCCCACATGTCGAGGCGATACCCGTCCAGGAGCAGGTTGGCCGAGGCCACGGCTGGGCCGGAGAGCGGCGTGAAGTTCACCACCTGGGACTGGTAGCCCCCGGTCTTCTCGTCGTTCACGAAGGCGACGGCGGCGAGCTTCACGTCCGTGGTGTCCTGAACCGTGGGGAACGTGAAGGAGAGTTGCGAGGGCGGCAGATAGGGCGGCGGCGTCGGGCCAGGACGGGGGCAGGCCGTCAGCAGCGACAGGCAGAGGGCACTGACCCCCAGCAGCCGCACCGAAAAAGAGCCGGGAAGGGTAATCACCCCCCGACTCTATACCGTGACTTTGACACGTTTCGGCAGATTTGCCGGAAGCCCGCCTCAGCGGTTCATGATGTGAATCGCCTGCTTGTGGACGGCTTCGGCGGCTTCCAGCACCGTCTCGCCCAGGGTGGGGTGGGCGTGGATGGTCAGGGCGATGTCGGTGGCGGTTGCCGCCATCTCCAGCGCGAGGCTGGCCTCGCCCAGCATGTCCGAGGCGTGCGGCCCCACGATATGAACGCCGAGCAGCAGGTCGGTATCCTTTTCCACCACCATCTTCACGAAGCCGTCGGTCTGCTGCAGGGTCATCGCGCGGCCCGACGCCGAGAGGGGGAACACGCCGGTCTTGACCTGATAACCCTTTTCCTTGGCCTCGATCTCGGTCAGGCCCACCCAGGCGAGTTCGGGCGAGGTGTAGACGACGCCGGGAATGGCGACGGCGTCCTGCGCGGCGGGCTTTCCGGCGATGACCTCGGCGGCGACCAGCCCTTCCTTCATCGCCTTGTGCGCCAGCATGGGATTGCTCGCCACGTCACCGATGGAGTAGATGTGAGGCACGTTGGTGCGCTGCTGCTGGTCGGCGGGGATAAAGCCCCGGTCGGTGACATGCACGCCCGCCGCCTGCGCGTTCAGCCCGTCGGTGCGGGGACGGCGGCCCACCGCCACGAGCACCCGGTCAAAGACCTCCACCCGCTTCTCGCCGGTCTTCACGTTCTCGATCTCGACGTGGATGCCGTCGTCCTTCTGAACGGCGGAGTTGGCCTTCGTCTCGGTCTCGAACTCGATGCCTTGCTTCTTCATCGCCTTGCCGAACTCGCGCACGGCGTCGGCGTCCGCACCGGGAATGATGTTCGGCAGAAACTCGATGATGCGGACCTTGGAGCCGAGGTTGTTGTACACGTGCGCGAACTCGAAGCTGATCACGCCGCCGCCCACGCACAGCATCCGCGCGGGGATGGGGTCGGGCACCACGAGCGCCCCGGTCGAGTCCACGATGCGCCCCTGGTCGACCTCGATGCCGGGCAGGCGGGCAGGTTCCGACCCGGTGGCGATGATGATGTTCGCCGCCGTGTAGGTCTGGTCGCCCACCCGGACGGTGTGCTCGTCCACGAAGGAGGCCTGACCCTTCAGGTGCGTCACCTTGTTCGCCTTGAAGAGGCTGCTCACGCCGCCCGTCAGCTTCTTGACGATGCCGTCCTTCCAGCCGTTGAGCTGGGCGATATTCAGCGTCTGCTCGCCGAACGAGAGGCCGAACTCGGAAGCGTGGCGGGCCGCCGCCATCTGCTCGCCCGCGTGCAGCAGGGCCTTGGTGGGAATGCAGCCCACGTTGAGGCACACGCCGCCCACCGAGTCGCGCTCGGCGCAGGCCACCTTGAGGCCGAGTTGCGCCGCGCGGATCGCGGCGTGGTAGCCGCCCGGCCCGGCCCCGATCACGAGCACGTCAAAGTCCATCTGCTTGGTCATGAGGGGCAGTCTACCGTCCCCCCGGGGGCCGTCCGTGTCCCGTGCCGGAAGTCGGAGTCAGGGCGGCCATCAACGCGGCTGGTGAGTCCGGGCAGACGGGACGCTACGCCTCCAAGAAGTCCGTGACCACCCGGTTGAGCACCCACCAGCCCTGCGGCGTGGCCCGCAACCGTTCCCCCTCCAGCACGAGCAGGCCGCGCTCCACGTTGGCGGCGATGGGCACGGCATAGCGGGTCCGCACGTCCACCCCGCTGCGCCGCGACAGGTCGGCCAGGTCGAGTCCTGCCCGCAGCCGCAGCCCCATGAAGAGAGCGTCGGTGACGTAGTCCTCGGGCAAAATGGCCTCGGCCTCCCCCCCCTCCCCCGTAAGCCAGTCGTGGAGATGGGGGTTGGTGCGGCGCAGGGTGAGGGCCTCGCCCCCCGGACCCGCCGGATAGTGCCCCGCCGCCCCCGGCCCCAGCCCCAGGTAGGTGCGCCCCTCCCAGTAGGCGAGATTGTGGCGCGACTCCTGGCCGGGGCGGGCGTAGTTGCTGATCTCGTAGCGGGAGAAGCCGAGGTCGGTCAGGCGGGCCTCCGTCTCCTCGAAGCCCCGGCGCTCGTCGTCCTCCCCCACCGTCACGCCCCGGCGGGCGAACTCGGTGCCCGGCTCGATGGTGAGGGTATAGGCGCTGACATGCCCCACGCCCAGCTCGACGAGGCCGCGAATATCAGCCTCCAGCGGCTGTCCGGGCACCGCCGTGATCAGGTCGCCGCTCACGCGGAAGCCCGCCCCTACCAGCTCGCGCACGGCCTCCCGCGCCTGCCGGGCGTCGTGCTGGCGGCCCAGAAAGCGCAGGGTGGCGTCGTCCAGGCTCTGCACGCCCACCGAGGCGCGGTCGAATCCGAGGTCACGCCACAGGGCCACCCGCGCCGGACTGACCGTGCCCGGATTGATCTCCAGGGTGTTCTCGGCGCGGCCCCAGCCCAGGTGACGCCGGACGCTCCCCACCAGCGCCGTGATCTCCGCGTCGCGCAGGAAGCTGGGGGTGCCACCGCCGATATAGACGGTATCGAGGTCCACCGGGTACTCGTCCGCCAGCCGAGCCGCTTCCTCCTCCACCCGCTCCAGATACCGCTCGACCAGCCCGGCCCGCCGCGTCAGGACGTGGAAGTCGCAGTAGGGGCAGATGGTGGGGCAGAAGGGGACATGGACATACAGGTGGCGAACGGTGGGGTCGAGGGCGGGCACGGGGGCAGGGTACGCGGTGCGCGGGAGGCGGATTGGGGGCCTACCGCCCGTGCGGGGTGGCGTCCATCCAGGCTTCCAGGGCGGTGCGGACGCCCTCCGGGGAGACCACCACGACCGGCACGCCCAGCGACGCGGCGGCGCTCGTGGCGGGGCACTCGCCCTCCGCGCCGCCGAGGTCCAGGGCCGCCGTCCAGGCCGGGAAGGTGCCGCCCTCGCGGTAGACGACGCCGCCCCCGTCCTCCACCTCCTGCTCCGGCACCTTGACCTCCGGCCCGGCGGTCAGCGTCCGCCCTCCGACGATGAGCACGCCGCGCACGGGGCCTTCGTGC from the Deinococcus sp. NW-56 genome contains:
- a CDS encoding peptidoglycan-binding domain-containing protein, translated to MKFAPSLAALLASAALAAPTARDVNRAATRAAGALDGVLRTCPTSFARVGTPSKQCVGASGSVESLRGKLSAALGDDLYGVWRSRDGQRSVYNWVRTTGGYVYLRVQPDPEGRAGSLLYFDLPPESEGGAAATQAAPRVTVKPTPAPAATTPAPRPSPTPPAAQTPRPAPAATATPARSLAPVPFTRPLRLQAQRMNGADVRAAQDRLIALTRPSGGGRGDGWYGPVTAATVRAFQAANGLPVTGTLDRATWTRLFSEQARPFPASSIDLP
- the lpdA gene encoding dihydrolipoyl dehydrogenase; amino-acid sequence: MTKQMDFDVLVIGAGPGGYHAAIRAAQLGLKVACAERDSVGGVCLNVGCIPTKALLHAGEQMAAARHASEFGLSFGEQTLNIAQLNGWKDGIVKKLTGGVSSLFKANKVTHLKGQASFVDEHTVRVGDQTYTAANIIIATGSEPARLPGIEVDQGRIVDSTGALVVPDPIPARMLCVGGGVISFEFAHVYNNLGSKVRIIEFLPNIIPGADADAVREFGKAMKKQGIEFETETKANSAVQKDDGIHVEIENVKTGEKRVEVFDRVLVAVGRRPRTDGLNAQAAGVHVTDRGFIPADQQQRTNVPHIYSIGDVASNPMLAHKAMKEGLVAAEVIAGKPAAQDAVAIPGVVYTSPELAWVGLTEIEAKEKGYQVKTGVFPLSASGRAMTLQQTDGFVKMVVEKDTDLLLGVHIVGPHASDMLGEASLALEMAATATDIALTIHAHPTLGETVLEAAEAVHKQAIHIMNR
- the hemW gene encoding radical SAM family heme chaperone HemW — encoded protein: MPALDPTVRHLYVHVPFCPTICPYCDFHVLTRRAGLVERYLERVEEEAARLADEYPVDLDTVYIGGGTPSFLRDAEITALVGSVRRHLGWGRAENTLEINPGTVSPARVALWRDLGFDRASVGVQSLDDATLRFLGRQHDARQAREAVRELVGAGFRVSGDLITAVPGQPLEADIRGLVELGVGHVSAYTLTIEPGTEFARRGVTVGEDDERRGFEETEARLTDLGFSRYEISNYARPGQESRHNLAYWEGRTYLGLGPGAAGHYPAGPGGEALTLRRTNPHLHDWLTGEGGEAEAILPEDYVTDALFMGLRLRAGLDLADLSRRSGVDVRTRYAVPIAANVERGLLVLEGERLRATPQGWWVLNRVVTDFLEA